In Arcobacter lacus, one genomic interval encodes:
- a CDS encoding Mu transposase C-terminal domain-containing protein, whose protein sequence is MSNVIKFEINSKIFYKDLEYVVKSYPSFDEVLIKRDVTPFYEKIVKVKDLITEPKNIKEDIKTLVDLEQKDFDKATERYEIIKTLLDKKDKTTKDVLKVAKKHKKGIATIYRWLNTYEQYGNISSLSSKREFCGAKGKSRLNESVDTVINSVIEEYYLNKQKYPLQMIYEEILYKCKNMELKAPTKNTVRSRINNLHPKIIAKNRKGLKVDETRGMPGHFPEVKMPLDIIQIDHTKVDVILVDEETRKPIGRPFITVAIDVFSRMIFGFYISLEAPSYFSVGQCLLNAILPKDNFMKKNGIEGEWVIYGLPKKVHMDNGKDLRSASLQNFCKEYRIEDIYRPVARPAFGGAIERLIGTCMKKVHLLPGTTFSSILEKSTYDSEGNAIMTIDELEKWYLNFVVNIYHKTEHSSLGMSPEEKFYQGLYGVGEDKSIPFLPVVPADTLKLRMALLPAINRTVQKNGITIDYITYFSETLRKWIIPTQYKKLKPDLENSVVCRRDPRDISKLYVYDEDIKDYITVPYADIRRPKMNLSELRSAIADARSKIKGRELEPHDIFEAHERLHSYVAQAKKEKKSIRRKDSSKKHQEKTLQNDKERIDYKENQPFYVSKTPKNEEDDNDYEIYPIG, encoded by the coding sequence ATGAGTAATGTAATAAAATTTGAAATAAACTCAAAAATATTTTATAAAGATTTAGAGTATGTGGTTAAAAGTTATCCTTCTTTTGATGAAGTGTTGATAAAAAGAGATGTCACTCCCTTTTATGAAAAAATAGTAAAAGTAAAAGATTTAATAACTGAACCAAAAAATATAAAAGAAGATATTAAAACTTTAGTTGATTTAGAACAAAAAGATTTTGATAAAGCAACTGAAAGATATGAAATCATCAAAACCTTGTTAGATAAAAAAGACAAAACTACAAAAGATGTTTTAAAAGTTGCAAAAAAACATAAAAAAGGAATTGCTACTATTTATCGTTGGTTAAATACTTATGAACAGTATGGAAATATAAGTTCTTTATCTTCAAAAAGAGAGTTTTGTGGTGCAAAAGGTAAAAGTAGATTAAATGAATCAGTCGATACTGTAATAAATAGTGTAATTGAAGAATACTATTTAAATAAACAAAAATATCCTTTACAAATGATTTATGAAGAGATACTTTATAAGTGTAAGAATATGGAACTAAAAGCTCCCACAAAAAATACAGTAAGAAGCAGAATTAACAACTTACATCCAAAAATCATTGCAAAAAATAGGAAGGGATTAAAAGTTGATGAGACAAGAGGAATGCCAGGACATTTTCCTGAAGTAAAAATGCCTTTAGATATTATTCAAATTGATCATACAAAAGTTGATGTTATTTTGGTAGATGAGGAAACTAGAAAACCAATAGGAAGACCATTTATAACAGTTGCAATTGATGTTTTTAGCAGGATGATTTTTGGATTTTATATTTCTCTTGAAGCTCCAAGTTATTTTAGTGTTGGACAATGTTTGTTAAATGCCATCTTACCAAAAGATAATTTTATGAAAAAGAATGGAATTGAAGGTGAATGGGTGATTTATGGACTACCTAAAAAAGTCCATATGGACAATGGAAAAGATCTAAGGTCGGCTAGTTTACAAAACTTTTGTAAAGAATATAGAATCGAAGATATTTATCGCCCAGTTGCAAGACCTGCCTTTGGAGGAGCTATTGAAAGATTAATTGGTACTTGTATGAAAAAAGTTCATCTCTTACCAGGTACTACTTTTTCAAGTATTCTTGAAAAAAGTACTTATGATTCAGAAGGAAATGCAATTATGACTATAGATGAATTAGAAAAATGGTATTTAAACTTTGTAGTGAATATTTATCATAAAACAGAACATTCATCTTTAGGAATGAGTCCAGAAGAAAAGTTTTATCAAGGATTATATGGAGTAGGAGAAGATAAATCAATTCCATTTTTACCTGTTGTTCCAGCTGATACTTTAAAACTTAGAATGGCTTTATTACCTGCTATAAATAGAACAGTTCAGAAAAATGGAATAACAATTGACTATATCACTTATTTTAGTGAAACTCTTAGAAAATGGATAATTCCAACTCAATACAAAAAGCTAAAACCAGATTTAGAAAATAGTGTAGTTTGTAGACGAGACCCAAGAGATATCAGTAAACTTTATGTTTATGATGAAGATATAAAAGATTATATAACTGTTCCCTATGCAGATATACGAAGACCAAAAATGAATCTCTCAGAATTAAGAAGTGCAATAGCAGATGCAAGATCAAAAATAAAGGGAAGAGAATTAGAACCTCATGATATTTTTGAAGCTCATGAGAGATTACATTCTTATGTTGCTCAAGCAAAAAAAGAAAAAAAATCTATAAGAAGAAAAGATAGCTCTAAAAAACATCAAGAAAAAACTTTGCAAAATGATAAAGAAAGAATTGATTATAAAGAAAATCAACCTTTTTATGTTTCAAAAACTCCAAAAAATGAAGAAGATGATAATGATTATGAAATTTATCCAATAGGCTAA
- the tcmP gene encoding three-Cys-motif partner protein TcmP, with the protein MIESQEHFLTNKKQHTEIKHKIFHDTFRSILGISAKFSKNNSFTYLDLYAGQGKFNDDSFGSPMLALNTILESEVINSFHQLKCFFSEIDKTSYSELEKNISYLKSSKKLNPKVSTHLHNGNWHEKNDDIENLLKFSKWGFIFVDPFSNEVNLNNLIELLQKYAKLQDFMIFINFQSLKRIIGRYPEHENTAKFLGIEKKELKNLLLSNDLINECIRTRFSAISKDYIINISIPTTREGKIVEKDNFQLLLGTNSIGVSDAFLNSYFESLEEYKENFITSLFDNIGDDIIKIIKHKKTISLNNIIQELYTNTNSWKYAEKNNIPTSDNIHRSINDLLKSKRIKIVNIPDEFLIKKNKTIHKKAYSRNKYMREIILE; encoded by the coding sequence ATGATAGAAAGTCAAGAACATTTTTTAACAAATAAAAAACAACATACTGAAATTAAACATAAAATTTTTCATGATACATTTAGGTCCATATTAGGTATTTCTGCAAAGTTTTCCAAAAATAATAGCTTTACTTATCTTGATTTATATGCAGGACAAGGAAAATTTAATGATGATAGTTTTGGATCACCTATGCTTGCTTTAAATACAATATTAGAATCTGAAGTAATAAATTCTTTTCATCAATTGAAATGTTTTTTTTCAGAAATTGATAAAACTAGTTATTCTGAATTAGAAAAAAATATATCTTATTTAAAATCAAGTAAAAAATTAAATCCTAAAGTGTCAACACACTTACATAATGGAAATTGGCACGAAAAAAACGATGATATAGAGAATCTTTTAAAATTTTCAAAATGGGGATTTATTTTTGTTGATCCATTTTCAAATGAAGTTAATTTAAACAATTTAATTGAATTATTACAAAAATATGCAAAATTACAAGATTTTATGATTTTTATAAATTTTCAATCATTAAAAAGAATTATTGGAAGATATCCCGAACATGAAAATACAGCAAAATTTTTAGGAATTGAAAAAAAAGAATTGAAAAATTTATTACTATCAAATGATTTAATTAATGAATGTATTAGAACTAGGTTCTCAGCAATATCAAAAGATTACATTATAAATATCTCTATTCCAACAACTAGAGAAGGGAAAATAGTTGAAAAAGACAACTTTCAACTATTATTAGGAACTAATAGTATTGGGGTATCAGATGCCTTTCTAAATTCTTATTTTGAATCTTTAGAAGAGTATAAAGAGAATTTTATAACAAGCTTATTTGATAATATTGGTGATGATATTATCAAAATAATAAAACATAAAAAAACGATTTCTTTAAATAATATAATACAAGAATTATATACAAATACCAACTCTTGGAAATATGCAGAAAAAAACAATATACCTACATCTGATAATATACACCGTTCTATTAATGATTTACTTAAAAGTAAGCGAATTAAAATAGTAAATATTCCAGATGAATTTCTAATTAAAAAAAATAAAACTATTCATAAGAAAGCTTATTCAAGAAATAAATACATGAGAGAGATTATACTAGAATAA
- a CDS encoding TniQ family protein has translation MAKKKRNNAWVQDYFFLIVPQPFKDELLSSWLTRVAIEHKRQLPIFLTLFVKKEGNQISRIDIDFLYDEKLFESLSNKSNLTKEDIFKMSLRSEEGYLFSCNNCLYPPLQIRKLTDKRTHNGLMYCPKCLVEDKIPYFRKKWRYEFYNACPKHKVFLTDRCWRCYEKINFSKIKHFKEICICHKCEKDFRENLVIKINSNFEYGLNAITWFENGLNDGYFIIDGEKINSLFVFESFTALRSLVDRKNDLNLKDFPLIEEYKTICKKLEKYNSKKALSIQKEFLLTSLVFYLFEKFPDNFQKFIVENKLTHRDFIHGFKDIPFWYKKMIDKLIPIENKIGREINENEVIGSIKYLESIGERVNIINVAEIVGCHPSIHKEFNKIYKKLNKIL, from the coding sequence ATGGCAAAGAAAAAAAGAAATAATGCTTGGGTTCAAGACTATTTCTTTTTAATAGTGCCACAACCTTTTAAAGATGAACTTTTAAGCTCTTGGCTTACAAGAGTTGCTATTGAACATAAGAGACAGCTTCCAATTTTTTTAACTCTTTTTGTAAAAAAAGAAGGAAATCAAATTTCAAGGATAGATATAGATTTTTTATATGATGAAAAATTATTTGAATCTTTATCAAATAAAAGTAACTTGACTAAAGAAGATATTTTTAAAATGTCCTTGCGAAGTGAAGAAGGATACCTATTTTCTTGCAATAATTGTTTATATCCACCTCTACAAATTAGAAAATTGACTGATAAAAGAACACATAATGGTTTGATGTATTGTCCAAAATGTTTAGTTGAAGATAAAATTCCATATTTTAGAAAAAAATGGAGATATGAATTTTATAATGCTTGCCCTAAACATAAAGTTTTTTTAACTGATAGATGTTGGAGATGTTATGAAAAAATTAATTTTTCAAAAATAAAACATTTTAAAGAAATTTGTATTTGTCATAAGTGTGAGAAAGATTTTAGAGAAAATCTTGTTATAAAAATAAATTCAAACTTTGAATATGGATTAAATGCAATTACTTGGTTTGAGAATGGTCTTAATGATGGCTATTTTATTATTGATGGTGAAAAAATAAATTCACTTTTTGTATTTGAAAGTTTTACCGCATTAAGAAGTTTAGTTGATAGAAAAAATGACTTAAATTTAAAAGATTTTCCATTAATTGAAGAGTATAAAACTATTTGTAAAAAACTTGAAAAATACAATTCAAAAAAAGCCTTATCTATTCAAAAAGAGTTTTTATTAACTTCTTTAGTTTTTTATCTTTTTGAAAAATTTCCAGATAATTTTCAAAAATTTATTGTTGAAAATAAATTAACACATAGAGATTTTATCCATGGGTTTAAAGATATACCTTTTTGGTATAAAAAAATGATTGATAAACTTATTCCAATAGAAAATAAAATAGGTAGAGAAATAAATGAAAATGAAGTTATTGGATCTATAAAATATTTAGAAAGTATTGGTGAACGAGTAAATATTATAAATGTTGCAGAAATTGTTGGTTGCCACCCTAGTATTCATAAAGAATTTAATAAAATTTATAAAAAACTAAATAAAATACTATAA
- a CDS encoding TniB family NTP-binding protein, whose protein sequence is MNDRNLTKEAFEYLSKSDEERIIYCKKDHWIGYGSAVKLIEILEDKFLDPPQMRHEGLLVYGDSNNGKTAILKRMYDLHKTKLDYVTKDGEAIYEIPIIYFQAPTVPDESRLYSLILDELCVPQNRIEKVAVKANLAKHYLNKLGTRMILIDEIHSSLRGNLNKQRTFIDDLKQLSNSLSLTIVLAGTREAYSALSIGNETSTRFPALELPRWNNDKKFRSFVATYERCLPLKKASNMAENHELINKLFYNSEGLIGKTVNLLKKASIKAIKSKREYITVDDIEYLPKL, encoded by the coding sequence ATGAATGATAGAAATTTAACGAAAGAAGCTTTTGAATATTTAAGTAAAAGTGATGAAGAAAGAATTATATATTGTAAAAAAGACCATTGGATAGGATATGGCTCAGCTGTAAAACTAATAGAAATTTTAGAAGATAAATTTTTAGACCCACCTCAAATGAGACATGAAGGATTACTAGTTTATGGTGATTCCAATAATGGTAAAACAGCAATTCTAAAAAGAATGTATGATTTACATAAAACAAAACTTGATTATGTCACAAAAGATGGTGAAGCAATTTATGAAATACCAATAATTTATTTCCAAGCACCAACAGTTCCTGATGAAAGTAGATTATATAGTCTTATTTTAGATGAGTTATGTGTACCTCAAAATAGGATTGAAAAAGTTGCCGTAAAAGCAAATCTTGCAAAACACTATTTAAATAAACTAGGCACAAGAATGATTTTAATTGATGAAATACATAGTTCATTAAGAGGAAATTTAAATAAACAAAGAACTTTTATAGATGATTTAAAACAGTTAAGTAATAGTTTATCTCTAACAATTGTTTTAGCAGGTACAAGAGAAGCATATTCAGCTTTATCAATAGGAAATGAAACAAGTACAAGATTTCCTGCACTTGAGCTTCCTAGATGGAATAATGATAAAAAATTTAGATCATTTGTGGCAACTTATGAGAGATGTTTACCTCTAAAAAAAGCTTCAAATATGGCTGAAAATCATGAACTCATTAATAAGTTATTTTATAATTCTGAAGGCTTAATTGGGAAAACTGTAAATTTATTAAAAAAGGCTTCTATAAAAGCAATTAAATCTAAAAGAGAATATATCACTGTTGATGATATAGAATATTTACCAAAGTTGTAA